The Candidatus Rubidus massiliensis DNA segment AATCTAGTAGAAAAAGAATATTGTGTATTATTTAATATCCCACTTTCCGTTGAAACTTTTCCCTTTCCCTCTGTTAAGTTTCCTTCCCAAATTGCAGAACCTTTCCTTTGCATAAATTTATCCTATAGTTCGTTTAAACATTTAAAGTAATTCCATGATCACCATAAACATCAAGTTAAAGTTAATCATCAATTAATAAAAATTTTTTATAGGGTGTTAGTTTTTATTAGTCTACTACCAAATTGACATTTGCCACTTAGCAATGATAAAATTTTCAAAAATTTAGGTAAAAAAATGACTGAAACTATATCCATTGGCAAAAATTCGAAAATGATTTTCATTTCTATCTCATTAAATGTAATAAAAATCATTATATGTAGCTTATTTATAGCATTAATGGCCAGATTTGCTATTCCTTTATCTTTCATAGCACTCTCTGTAACTTTACAAACATTAGCTATTTCCATTATCTCAATTTTTTTTAAAAAAAAAGAAGTAGTTTTAGCCGTTATTTTTTATCTTTTTTTAGCATTTTGTGGTTTTCCTGTATTACAAAATGGTCAAAGTAATCCTTTATGGGTATTTAGTCCGACAGCTGGTTATTTATTTGGTTTTTTTATGGCTGCAGTAATTTTACCAACAGCTCTAACAAAATATAAGCCTAAGCACTTTGCTAAGACATGGTTAATTTTTGCTTTGAACGAAAGTACTGTGTTGCTATTTGGTACTCTATGGTTATCTTATTATATAGGTATAACTAACGGTCTGACTAAGGGTTTTATACCTTTTATTCCAGGAGCTGTTTTAAAAATTACAATAGCTTCTTTAATTTATAGAGTAAAATCGAGGATAAAAATAAAGAATGATTACAAAATTAGATAACAATGAAAGTGCTATAGTTTATTTGTTTAAAGGAAGTGATAACTATGATGGTATTTCTTATGAAAGCTTTAAAAGCTTAGAGAAAATTATTACCAATCTATTTCCTAAATTTACTATCTATTACTGGAATAATATCGATGTGCAACCAGAAAAATGGCACCAAAAAGCTATTTGCATTTTTCCAGGTGGTGAATGTGGAAAATGGCAAAAAATTTTATCTAAAAAAAGACAAAAAAAAATTTTTCAATGGTTGAAAAATGGTGGGAAAATTATAGGAATATGCGCTGGCGCTTATTTTTGTTCAAAAAAATCGATCTATAGCGTAAATCCTTATCAACAAATAAAAGTTGAACGAATCATTCAACCTTTCCAAGGAATATGTGAAGGTCCTTTTCTTTCTCATAAAATAGAAATTGTCAAAGTTAAATGGGAAAAAACGCAAGAAGAAGGGTACGTTACCTTAATAAAAGGGGGCTCTTTTATACAAAACCAATCCAATATACAAAACCAAAGCACGAATGATGAAATTTTAGCTCGATTTTCTGTCAATAATGCAATTGCCACCATTAAATGTAATACTGATCAAGGAATTTCAATTTTATCTTCGGTTCATTGGGAATTTGAAGTTCAAGATGTCAAACCATACGTTTTAGATGCAAATCTTTTAGAGAACAGTCAAGAATTTAGAAAAAACTGCATGATAGAAATGATTAAATCGATTGTGTAGTTAAATAATTGATTGCTAATAATTTAAATAAGATTTCTAATAAATATAAATGCTTTCGTTTTAATAGTTCACAATTTACTCCAAATTTGAGGTAAGTATGTTGACTAACAATGTGGCTACAATCATTGCAGCTGAATCAGCATTACCAAGTTCTTACTACACAACAGACGAAATATTAGAAAAAATTCAGCTTAAACCAGATTCATCCTTGTCTTCACATATTAATAATTTAGGTGTAGAAGGGCGATATATATCTTTAGACTATTTAACGGATTATTTAACCGAAAAAGAAAACAGAATTTGTAAGGAAACCGCTAAATCTTTAGCAATATCGGCTATTAAAAAGTGTATTGCTAAAAGTGATGTTGATCCATTAAAGATCGATCTGTTGATAACTGTCACGAATACCCAAGATCGTCCCATGCCATGTCTTGCTTGTGAGGCTATCTCAGAGGTGGATCAGATTCGTAAGGACATTAACAACTTAAATTTACAAAACCAAGGTTGTTCTGTATTTCCTAAGGCTTTAGATATTGCAAATGCCCACTTATTAAAAAATCCAGGAAAATATGTACTAATTGTCTTATCAGAAGCGCACTCCTTATTTTTTGCTCAATTTCAAGTAAATGCCTTGAAAGCTCTACACGATTGTAAAAGTAAAAAAGAATTTGAAAACACCATTCGATTTATTTCTGCGATGTTATTTGGAGATGGTGCGGTAGCTTTTATACTTGGAAGTGAAGGTTGTGGTTTAAAAATGAATTACATTGGACATATTACCAATTTCGATAAATCACATGCGGAAGTGATTCATATGGATGAAGGGGGAGCCTTAATACCTTCTTATCAAGGGATTCCATTTTATCATATGACTAAAGATATCGCACAAACTGGTATATTGTACGCTCAAAAACTTTTGGATAGTTTAAGAAAGCAAAAATCTGCTTCTTTTTGTTTATCAGATTATGATCATTTATTTATACACACAGGTAGTAAAAAAATTTTAGATGGTTTATTTGCTAATATTTTCAAAAATTCAAATGTCCAAGAGGGTCAGTTATCTTACGATATTTTAAAAAAATATGGAAATTTATCAAGTGTGTCTGTACCAATGATGATTTATCATTTTATGCAAAAACCAGTGAAAGACAAACAGTGCATTTTAGCTCTGACTTTTGGCGTTGGTTTTAGTGGAAGTATTGTTGAATTATCCTCTCAATAAAATCTATTTGTTCGTAAATTTTTGCTTACATGATTTAAATTTAAGATTTCAAAATTCAGTTGTCTTTCTTATAGTAAAATAAAAAACAAAATCTTCTTTATGATGCAAAAATGGCAAAGAACTTTTGATACAATGGTGTTTTATTCTGCCATTTTCTTTACAAATTATTCACCTGGCACTTTAGGGTGGAAATTCTATAAAAATAGAAAAGGGAAAGTTGCTTTTTTAACAAGAGACTTCATTTGTGATACTGAAACTTTAATGAAATTACCGCCAAATGAGAGTTCCTTAGATGAACTAACCACTGCCTTTTCTCCTTTTATTCCTCTTTTAACTTTGAATGGGCTTTTCTGGAAAAAAAGGAGAACTATTTTTGTTCATGGAGTAAGGAAAATAGATTTAGAGCAAACTTTGGATTACACAATTCCTTACAAAAAAGGAGATATTTATTGGGATATCTACTCATTAGTTTTTAAAACAGGTTTTAAGCTAATTTTTGGCAGAGAGTGCACTTTAGAAGAGTTTAATGCGCTATATCCTGGAATTGTTGATATCAATAAGCTCATAAAAAGACAAAGTGGTTTGGCAAACTTTACATTAAGGCAAAAACTTTATGATAAAATGTTAACCCTTCTAAACGAAAAAAATGAAAAATTTATTTTTAACGACAGTAATGAATTTGAGCAATTAGAAGAAATACACAAAATATCTATTATTGTAGAAGATCTATTGACAAGTCTATGTATACAATGTACCGATCTAATTTGCCATTTATGCCTACTTTATTCCCAATATCCAAATGCATTTAAAGAAAATTTAGATAACTGCATAAATGAAACGTTACGATTATTTCCTTTAACCGATATTTGGACTCGAAAAGGCACAGATAAAAATCGGGGTTGGATGGCATCTTTAATGTTATTAAATAGAGCTGGTTGGGAGAATCCGGATGAATTTCTTCCAGAACGTTGGAATACAAAAAATCATCCTCCTTTAATTTCATGGGGTTTTGATTCACGTAGTTGTCCAGCTTCTAATATTGGATATAATCTTTCAAAACAAATTTTTTCCAAAGCATTTTTAGCAAAAAACGTTTGGGTCGTGCCAGCATCTAATTTTAAACATGATCGATCTTCTGGTTGCCAAGTTTGGATAGGAAAAGGAAAAAGACCATTAAATAGTAAATGGAAATATAAAAGAAAATGGCAAAAGATTTTTCAACAGTGGTGGTATGGTAAATTACGTCTTATGGATCAAAAAGAGCTATGGTAAAAAGGCCTCTTAAAAGAAGCTAATCTAGAATGTTTTTAAGATTTTTTCCAAACTTGATAAAATTCATTGTAACAAGGCCCCCATCCACCGGCTTTGTTATAGACTAGGTGAAATCCATGTAGCATAAACTTTGTGCAAACATTTAAATAATGAAAATAATTGTGGTAATCGTTTTCGACAATAATTGTTTCAACATCGTTGAGAACCGACTCATCATCATTTAAAATATAATAGAGGGCACCTTCACAATCAGCTACCAATACGTTAAACTGTATCCCAAATTTGTTTTTAAGTTCAGTGTATGTGATTGTTTGAATAGGCATAAAACCTGGCTTACATTCAGGTGTAGTGTCCCATCCATACTGGTAAAGAGGAACGCAAGATATTGCAGAGTTTTCTACTAAAAAACCTAATCTATTGTTTTCTCTATTACTAACTAATTGTACAGCTGTCTCAAAATCTGATTCTGCTACGACTAATTGGTTTGAATTTTTCAGCATAGATCCGATCACACAACTATTTCTTCCAACATTCCCACCTATTTCTAAAACTTTATCATTTTCTGAAATAAACATAGCAGCCATCAGTTGTTCAGGAAACTCTTCATGTAAAGATCCGTGTATCAAATTCAATTGATTATGTATCGTTAATAATCTTTGAGTCGCTTCATTTTCATTTAAATTAGGATATAAAGAAGCATGGCTAAAGTTTGTAACTAAGGCAAATAGTAAGGCCAAGAAGGATATTCGAGTTATGTTCACTGTACAGCTCACTTTGTGAAATTTTTTTGTTTACTGTTAACAGTTTAGTTTAGTAAATGTCAAACTTTAATTTGAAATTTTTAAAATTAAATTTTTGCTTGCAGTAATCTTTAAAGAAAACTTAAGAGCTAATTTTGCAATAAATATTTGAACCTTGTTTTGTAAATCTGATTTCCTTTCGATATTAAGAGTGTAAGGCCGCAAATCTATTTAAAACATAAGGGTAAGAATATCATTAATAAGTTTATATTGAATAAACCTTTAAAATTTATTAGTTGTCATTTGCATGATGTTAAAGATTTTATTAGAAGAAAAAGAAAAAATAATATAAGTTGTTCTAAAAAATAAACTTTTCAAACATCTTTATGAATCAATGTTAAGTGAATGAAATAATGATTAATTCACATTAACTCACATATTTAATACAAATGGGAATCTTAAATTTTTTCAAAAATATTAACGTAAATCATTCATCGGGATATATAGAAAATTGTTTTTCTACTTTTGAAATTCCCGACAAAAAAATAATTAAATCTTTTGGAATGGTATATTATACTGAGAAACATTTATCAGGTAATATGCCACAAAAAACAGATGATATATTTTCAGGTCTATTATCAGCTGCAAAAAATATAGGGGCAAACGCAGTAATAAATACAAAAATAACTACAGGTTCTTATCAAGCTCAAGGTTCTAAGTTCATTGTAACCTATGTTATAGCCTATGGTGATGCCGTTATTCTAGCAAACTAAAAAGTTTTAAAAAATACAGCTACATTTTTTATTACAATAGTTCAAGGTAAACAAACTACTACCCTATAAAAGTAGGATTGAGCACATACAGGAATAAATAATTAGAAAGCAATTTTTATTTAGAATTAAATGATATGTATTAAGATGCCAAGATTGCGAATTTTTGACATTACCTAAGGAAATGGCACAAAGAAAAAATATTTTTTATTGAGAAGAATGTAGATTAAATTGATATCGGTCCATTTTTAGCAAAGATAGCCACCCTCTATGAATAAATCATTAAAAGAATGTTTATTGCTTTTTCACGTCGCAGAATTAAAAGAGCTTGCGAGCTGTTTATGTTTACATGTTAAAGGCACTAAAATGGCTTTAATACACCGAATCTTGCATTTTCTTGAAACGGGAGAAAAAATCTCTATTCCAACCCTTCCCTCAATTTCAAGAGCTATTCGTGGCAAGAGTTATTTATTAAGTGAAAATGAACTTATGCTAAAGGGATCCTACAAAAATGATCTAAAAACACGAGTTTTTTTTAAGCAATTAATTGGGGATCATTTTCATTTCACAGCGTTTGGAATAGATTGGTTAAATGAGCGATGGATGGAAGGAAAACCGCCAACTTATCTAGAATTTGCTAAAATGTGGCAAAGTGAGTATCAAAGACGAAAAATAACCTCTGTTGGGCCAAAAGAAGAGTGGGCCTATATCAATTTTGTGCAAAAATCTTTGCAAGACACTCCCAAAATATCCAAAGAAAAAATCAATCAACTTTGGGAAAAAGAACGTCAAAAATGTAAACATGACGTGTATAAATGGATTGATCAAAATTATCCTAAATAATTGCTTTTTAACGAGTTTAAAATTAATTACTCAAGCTTTAAAAAAAATCTATATTCTAAACATTTCATCTGGTAAGAAACCAAATAACAGCTTTTTAGTTAAAAAAAAGCCAATTATTTAAGGGAATTCTTATGAACAAAACTTGGGTAGTTCTTTTTATTAATCATTTACTTTTAGTCTTTAGTTCTTCTTATTCTCTCTCAGAAGAGTTGTCTGAAAAAGAAGCGTATAATATTGGACTAAATGCTTATCTTTATTTTTATCCATTAGTGACGATGGATCTTACCAGAAAACAAATGACAAGTGTTGAAGAAGGAAAAGTGCTAGGCTTTGGGCCAATGAACACTTTTGCTAACATTAAAGCCTATCCTACCGCAACAATGAGAACAGTGGTTCGTCCAAATTTTGATACCTTATATTCTTCAAGTTGGCTTGATTTAACAAAAGGACCTGTAATTTTATCTGTTCCAGACACAAATAATCGATATTATTTGTTACCCATGTTAGATATGTGGACAGATGTCTTTGCTTCACCGGGTTGGAGGACTACTGGAACCAAAGCTGAAAAATTTGCTATAATTCCTCAAAGTTGGAGCGGCAAACTTCCAGAAGGTGTTCAAGTAATCCAAGCACCAACTCCTTATGTTTGGGTTATTGGACGAATAAAAACTGACGGTCCCAACGATTACGAAGCGGTTCATAAAATTCAGTCAGGTTTAAAAATAAGCTTATTAGAAGATAAAGGTAGGGTATCGCCTTTAGCTCATCAAGAAATTGATGTAACAACCGCTCCCAAAGAGATTGTCGAAAAAATGTCTGCAAATCAATTTTTTGCCTACGCCGCCGAGTTACTTAAGGTGCATTCCCCACACATTACAGACGAACCTATGTTAGCTCTTTTAAAACGGATAGGTTTTGAATCTGGGAAAAGTTTTGATGTGAATAATCTTTCCCCAAAAATAAAAGAAAGTCTAATACGTGGTCGTGAAGCAGCTCTTGAGTTAATGAAGTGGAAACTTCCTTCCATTGCTAGAGTTGAAAACGGATGGTCGATGAATACCGATACAATGGGAGTTTATGGTAATTATTATTTAAAACGTGCCATAATAGCTCAACAAGGCCTTGGAGCCAATTTGCCAGAAGACGCTATCTATCCTCTTAATCTATTTGATTTCAACCATAATGCCTTGGACGGCAATAACAGTTATACTATTCATTTTGATAAAGATAATTTACCACCCGTTCAAGCCTTTTGGTCAATAACGCTTTATGATGAACAGGGCTATCAAGTTGATAACAGCCTAAATCGTTTTGCTTTAAGTAGCTGGATGCCATTTAAATATAATGAAGATGGATCTTTAGATTTGTATTTTTCGAACGAAAATCCAAGTACAGATAAAACAGAGAATTGGCTTCCAGCTCCAAAAGGTCCCTTTAATCTGACAATGCGACTTTATGCACCGAAGAATGAAGCTTTGGTTGGAAGTTGGAATCCTCCCTTTGTAAAGCAATCTAACTAAATCTCCAATAACAGTTATAAATGCAGTTGCATTTATAACTGTTATTAAAAGGGATTCTCTCTTTTGCTTTCAGTTTTAAAACTCATTATCGTTTTCATTGAATATTAAAAAATTATCAATATGGATTAATTCCAGTAATTAGGGGTTTTCCCCCCTATTTAGATCGTTTTAGATATTTTAAACTCTACCTTTCTTAACAAAAAAGGTAATGATATGTTTTTAAAACACAATGATTCTAATAAAAGAAAAGGGCATATAGCAAAAGCTAATGCAATCGATATATGGTACGAAACATTTGGAAATAAAGGAGATAAACCTTTACTTCTAATAATGGGAGGATGTTGTCAAGGCGTTCTTTGGCATAGGAGTTTTTGCGAACAATTGGTACGTGAAGGTTTTTTTGTCATTCGATTTGATCATAGAGATTCGGGGTTATCAACCTCTTTTGATTTTGAATTACAACCATATAATTTAATGGATATGGCAAAAGATATCATTGGACTTTTAGATTTTATAGGCGTTGAAAAAGTTTATATATTTGGTGTTTCATTAGGAGGTTTTATAGCTGAGATAATGGCTGGGTATTTTTCTCAAAGAGTGTATTCTATTCTTTTACTAGGTTCTACTTGTGAAATTCGTCCAATGAATTTGGCCTATGCTGGAAAATCATTAGATGAAAATGTTACACTTTCCTCACCTAAACAAAATTATCTTGATTGGATGTTTCAATTTATGGAGATTGTTCCTCAAAGTCATGAGAAAAAGTTAGCGCAGCGAATGGAAGGCTGGAATCAATTGAGTGGTTCTACATTTCCTTTAGATGCAAAGATTAATCGGGAAATGCAAGAAGAATTTCTTACAAGAGTGCGATACGAACAAGGGATACTTAACCACATTAAGATGTTAAACACTCATCATTCAGAAGAATTGATCCGTGTTGCTCCTTCCAAAGTACAAACTCCAACAGTCATTTTACATGGATCTGAAGATCCTATATTTCCTAAAGACCACGGTTATGCCTTAAGTCAGATTATAAAGAATTCTACCTATCTTTTAGTAGATGGAATGGGACATATACCAAGTGATCCGTTTTATGATCTTTATATAAAAATTTTGAAACAGCAAAGTTTGCTTTAAAATGAATATTTCAACATCGCAATTTTATAAAAATTTTGATCTATCAGTTGATCGAGTACGTGAACTTAGTAAAAACTTTTGTTACCAACTTGCTATAACTGTGTTCGGTTACGTAAGGATTTATGATAGTGGTATGGTTAGTTGGGTAACAACTTGCCCAGACCAAGATCGCTTTTTGGTCGAGTCAGGAGAATTGAGTCGTAATCCCTTAGTTAATGATAAAAATCTTCTTAAAGAAGGTTTTTATTTAGATGTATATAATCGTCAATTTCCAGGAAGCGAAAAATTTTATCGGGAACGCGCTAAATTTTTTCAAATGGATCACGGTATGGTACTAGTAAAGCATCAAAAAGATTATATTGAAACATGTTGTTTTTCAGGGCTTTCTACTAAAAGGCCTTTATATCAGCTTTTTATGAACGAACAACCCATGTTTAGTTCCTTCATGGAATACTTTACGAGTCAATTGGATTCTCGTTTAATTCAAATTCTATCACAGGGACTTTTGCTAGAAGATTTAAAGGAAGAATCCATTCTTTTAGACAAAGATAATTTATACTTTTCGGGAAACAGAGCCAATCTAATAAAAGCTTGTGGATGGAAAAAGCTTTTGGCACTTTCGAAAAGAGAAATACAATGCTTGCTTTTGCTTAAAAAAGGACATACTTATAGCAAGATCGGAAGTGCTCTTGAATTATCAGAGAGAACAGTTGAACATTATTTAGAATCGGTAAAAAATAAACTCAATGTAACGACCAGAAGTGAGCTTATTATAATAGCTGAAAAGCTTGTACAACTTCGTATTATTTAATGTCTTGAAATTTGAAGAGGTAAGATGGAAAAAGAACTAGTCAAAATGGCTGAAATCAAATTAATTGGCCTTTGTGTGCGGACAAGTTACGAACAAGAGATAGACAAAATGAAAGGGAGTATTTTTCCTTGAGTTCAAAAATATTTCCATCAAAGAGGTTAGCGGAAGGGGGCGTATACCTATTTTATTGGGGAAGAGGTGTGTGAATTTACTACTGAATTGTAAGAAGGATTTCAACAACTAATGATTCCAAAACACAATATGCCAAGTACAACAACACCTGCTTCAATGCCTGATGTTATTGTGAATGCTTGGGAAGAGATATGGGAAATGACTCCGAAACAATTAGGCGGACACCGTTCTTATAAGACAGATTTTGAGGTTTATGATGAAAGAGCCACAGATCATAAAAACATTGTTTTAGATCTTTATATTGGGCTACAATCTTAATCAATAAATATAATCTAACTCAAGGTATATAAATGGCTTGTGAAACGAACTTTGCGAATATTTCTTTTGTTTGGAAAGGAAATGATTATTGGAAATGTCAAGATCAATCGGGGAATATAACCGATGGATGCGTTGTACTATTTCCAAAGAGCGAAGAAAATCCCCTTTATGGAAGAGTTAAAAATGACTTTTGGAGAAGCAATGATTCTGCTTTTAAGAAAATGTTAATTGAGCAAGGGAAAAATGTATGTGATCGGGTAGAAATAAAAAATGAAGATTTAAATGATTTATTGATTCGTATACAAATATTTCACCTCTCTTTTCAGCAAAAAAATTACCTCGAAACTAAATGGGAACAGGCGATTTGTAAAAGTGTTTCTAATATTGAAAGCA contains these protein-coding regions:
- a CDS encoding response regulator; translation: MNISTSQFYKNFDLSVDRVRELSKNFCYQLAITVFGYVRIYDSGMVSWVTTCPDQDRFLVESGELSRNPLVNDKNLLKEGFYLDVYNRQFPGSEKFYRERAKFFQMDHGMVLVKHQKDYIETCCFSGLSTKRPLYQLFMNEQPMFSSFMEYFTSQLDSRLIQILSQGLLLEDLKEESILLDKDNLYFSGNRANLIKACGWKKLLALSKREIQCLLLLKKGHTYSKIGSALELSERTVEHYLESVKNKLNVTTRSELIIIAEKLVQLRII
- a CDS encoding methyltransferase, FkbM family is translated as MNITRISFLALLFALVTNFSHASLYPNLNENEATQRLLTIHNQLNLIHGSLHEEFPEQLMAAMFISENDKVLEIGGNVGRNSCVIGSMLKNSNQLVVAESDFETAVQLVSNRENNRLGFLVENSAISCVPLYQYGWDTTPECKPGFMPIQTITYTELKNKFGIQFNVLVADCEGALYYILNDDESVLNDVETIIVENDYHNYFHYLNVCTKFMLHGFHLVYNKAGGWGPCYNEFYQVWKKS
- a CDS encoding hypothetical protein (putative conserved protein), which codes for MNKTWVVLFINHLLLVFSSSYSLSEELSEKEAYNIGLNAYLYFYPLVTMDLTRKQMTSVEEGKVLGFGPMNTFANIKAYPTATMRTVVRPNFDTLYSSSWLDLTKGPVILSVPDTNNRYYLLPMLDMWTDVFASPGWRTTGTKAEKFAIIPQSWSGKLPEGVQVIQAPTPYVWVIGRIKTDGPNDYEAVHKIQSGLKISLLEDKGRVSPLAHQEIDVTTAPKEIVEKMSANQFFAYAAELLKVHSPHITDEPMLALLKRIGFESGKSFDVNNLSPKIKESLIRGREAALELMKWKLPSIARVENGWSMNTDTMGVYGNYYLKRAIIAQQGLGANLPEDAIYPLNLFDFNHNALDGNNSYTIHFDKDNLPPVQAFWSITLYDEQGYQVDNSLNRFALSSWMPFKYNEDGSLDLYFSNENPSTDKTENWLPAPKGPFNLTMRLYAPKNEALVGSWNPPFVKQSN
- the catD_1 gene encoding 3-oxoadipate enol-lactonase 2 — encoded protein: MFLKHNDSNKRKGHIAKANAIDIWYETFGNKGDKPLLLIMGGCCQGVLWHRSFCEQLVREGFFVIRFDHRDSGLSTSFDFELQPYNLMDMAKDIIGLLDFIGVEKVYIFGVSLGGFIAEIMAGYFSQRVYSILLLGSTCEIRPMNLAYAGKSLDENVTLSSPKQNYLDWMFQFMEIVPQSHEKKLAQRMEGWNQLSGSTFPLDAKINREMQEEFLTRVRYEQGILNHIKMLNTHHSEELIRVAPSKVQTPTVILHGSEDPIFPKDHGYALSQIIKNSTYLLVDGMGHIPSDPFYDLYIKILKQQSLL
- a CDS encoding 3-oxoacyl-(acyl carrier protein) synthase III is translated as MLTNNVATIIAAESALPSSYYTTDEILEKIQLKPDSSLSSHINNLGVEGRYISLDYLTDYLTEKENRICKETAKSLAISAIKKCIAKSDVDPLKIDLLITVTNTQDRPMPCLACEAISEVDQIRKDINNLNLQNQGCSVFPKALDIANAHLLKNPGKYVLIVLSEAHSLFFAQFQVNALKALHDCKSKKEFENTIRFISAMLFGDGAVAFILGSEGCGLKMNYIGHITNFDKSHAEVIHMDEGGALIPSYQGIPFYHMTKDIAQTGILYAQKLLDSLRKQKSASFCLSDYDHLFIHTGSKKILDGLFANIFKNSNVQEGQLSYDILKKYGNLSSVSVPMMIYHFMQKPVKDKQCILALTFGVGFSGSIVELSSQ
- the bioY2 gene encoding Biotin ECF transporter S component BioY2 codes for the protein MTETISIGKNSKMIFISISLNVIKIIICSLFIALMARFAIPLSFIALSVTLQTLAISIISIFFKKKEVVLAVIFYLFLAFCGFPVLQNGQSNPLWVFSPTAGYLFGFFMAAVILPTALTKYKPKHFAKTWLIFALNESTVLLFGTLWLSYYIGITNGLTKGFIPFIPGAVLKITIASLIYRVKSRIKIKNDYKIR
- a CDS encoding hypothetical protein (putative conserved protein), whose amino-acid sequence is MITKLDNNESAIVYLFKGSDNYDGISYESFKSLEKIITNLFPKFTIYYWNNIDVQPEKWHQKAICIFPGGECGKWQKILSKKRQKKIFQWLKNGGKIIGICAGAYFCSKKSIYSVNPYQQIKVERIIQPFQGICEGPFLSHKIEIVKVKWEKTQEEGYVTLIKGGSFIQNQSNIQNQSTNDEILARFSVNNAIATIKCNTDQGISILSSVHWEFEVQDVKPYVLDANLLENSQEFRKNCMIEMIKSIV